The segment ATTAAAATGAGAATTAATCACAATATCGCTGCATTAAACACATACCGTCAATTAAGCTCTGCAACAAACGCTCAATCTAAATCAATGGAAAAATTGTCTTCAGGTCAACGTATCAACCGTGCTGGTGACGATGCTGCTGGTTTAGCAATCTCTGAAAAAATGCGTGGACAAATCCGCGGCTTGGATCAAGCATCTCGTAACTCACAAGATGGTATCTCTTTAATCCAAACAGCTGAAGGTGCATTGAACGAAACACATGCAATCCTTCAACGTATGCGTGAGCTAGCTGTACAAGGTGGTAATGATACAAACACTACTGATGATAGAGCACAAATCAAAACAGAAATTGACCAATTAACAAAAGAAATAGATCGTATTGCCGATACAACGGAATTCAACACACAAAACCTATTAAAAGGTTCATTCTCTGCGACGCTTCAAGTAGGAGCTAACGATGGTCAAACAATTAACTTCTCTATCAGCGCAATGGGGGCTGAAGGCCTTGGGATTTCTGGAACAATCAGCGTTGGAACAAATGCTGAAGCTGGTGCTTCTATCTCTGCTCTTGATAAAGCAATCAAAACAGTTTCTACACAACGTTCAAACCTTGGTGCATTACAAAACCGCTTAGAGCATACAATCAACAACTTAGATACATCATCTGAGAACTTGACTGCAGCTGAATCTCGCGTTCGTGACGTAGACATGGCGAAAGAAATGATGACGCAAACGAAGAATTCTATTCTTTCTCAAGCAGCTCAATCAATGCTTGCACAAGCTAACCAACAACCACAAGGTGTACTACAATTACTTCAATAATTTATTTAATATCTTTCAAGAAAGAGGACTGTCAATATGCGACTGTCCTCTTTTTGCTTTTTTTACGACGTATAAGATGAATATATCCTTTTTTGTATGAAATGCAGTGTATAAGTGAATAATAAATATAATGATATTGTGAACTTGGGTTCTTTAATTTCTTTGTGAATGCTCCTCTTTGCTTATATGGGATTGTTCTTATTGGTGACATAGTATGTCTTATATCCTTTATAAAGTTTTTGTAGTCCTAGAGATTTAAATTATAAAAACTTTATAAAAACAGGTTAAACAAAAAACTATCTGTCCGATATATAAAGTAGAGCGGGGAAGACAAATTCTCTCTTGCTTTAAAAATAAGAATGTCCACAAGGATGTGGACACCAAATTCAAGGAGGAAGCTTTACAATGAGAATTAATCACAATATCGCTGCATTAAACACTTACCGTCAATTGAGCTCTGCAACAACTGCTCAATCTAAATCAATGGAGAAATTGTCTTCAGGACAACGTATCAACCGTGCTGGTGACGACGCTGCTGGTCTAGCAATCTCTGAAAAAATGCGTGGACAAATCCGCGGTTTGGATCAAGCATCTCGTAACTCACAAGATGGTATCTCTTTAATCCAAACAGCTGAAGGTGCATTGAACGAAACACATGCAATCCTACAACGTATGCGTGAGCTAGCTGTTCAAGGTGGTAACGACACTAACACTACTGATGACAGAACTCAAATTCAAACAGAATTAAACCAATTAATGTCTGAAGTTGACCGTATTGCAAATACAACTGAATTCAATACGCAAAACCTATTAAAAGGTTCTTTCTCAGCAACACTACAAGTAGGAGCTAATAATGGACAAACTATTAACTTCTCAATTAGTGGAATGGGTGCAACTAGTCTTGGTCTTACAGCTGCTAAAATTTCAGTAGGAACTAACACGCTTGCAAGTAGCACAATTTCAACTCTTGATGCTGCAATCAAGTCAGTTTCTACACAACGCTCAAACTTAGGTGCATTGCAAAACCGCCTAGAGCACACAATCAACAACTTGGATACATCTTCTGAGAACTTGACTGCTGCTGAATCTCGCGTTCGTGACGTAGACATGGCGAAAGAAATGATGACGCAAACGAAGAACTCTATTCTTGCTCAAGCAGCTCAATCAATGCTTGCTCAAGCAAACCAACAGCCACAAGGCGTGCTTCAATTACTTCAATAATAAAATACTTTAGTAGTTCTATTGAAATATCGTGCTTCGTTTTATTAAAGCACGATATTTTTATTAGCATTATTAATAATCAGGAGGAATAATCGTGAATATAAAAGTATCATTATGCATGATTGTAAAAAACGAAGAGAATGTATTGGATCGCTGCTTGGCATCAGTGGCACATTTAGTTGATGAAGTGATTATTGTAGATACAGGGTCAACTGACAAAACGAAGGAAATTGCAAGTAAATATACGTCTAAATTATATGACTTTGAATGGGTTAATGATTTTTCGGCTGCAAGAAATTATGCTGCAGAACATGCAACTGGTGACTGGATTTTAGTATTAGATGCTGATGAATTTATTGATGAGGAAAATTATCAAGAATTTTTAAACGGATTAGAAGAGGATAATGGCGAATTTGACACATATGGTGTTAAAATAATCAACTTTACTGGTTTGTATGGAGAGAAATTAGTTCAAAATTATCATGACCGTGTGTATAAAAATAACAAAGAGATTGCCTATTATCGTGCTATTCATGAACAATTAAAGGGTGTTGATGGACAATCACTGAACGGAAGTATAGCAAAGCTTTCGGTATTTCACTCTGGATATATGAATCAAACTGTTGCAGAAAAGGGAAAGAATGAAAGGAATAAAGACCTTCTTGATAAAGAAATGCAAGAAAGTAATAATGCATTTGATTACTTCAATTTAGGTAATGAATATTATTCTCAAGGAGAGTTTGAAGAGGCATTAAAAGCATATACAAAAGCTTATAACTTAAAGAGCAGTTATCAATTATCATGGGTTGCATCTACTGTAATCCAGATAATAAGTGTGTTAATACAATTAAAGAGATATAATGATGCAGTTAATGTGATAGATGACTCTATTGAGCTATATCCAGGCTCATTTGAAATGATCTTCTTAAAAGGTGAAATTAGTTTTGTTAGAGGACAATATGATGATGCCAAGTATTACTTTGAAGAGATAATAAACAATAGTGAAAAGTATAATCATACAATCTTAAGACCAGACTTAAAAGATCAAATGCCCCACAGAAGGCTTGGAGATATATACAACTACGAGAAGGTATATGACAAAGCTATTTATCACTATATGAACGTACTGAATATAAATAAGTTGGATAGTGACAGCATAATAAAGATTATTTTCATCCTAAATAAATTCCATACTGAAGATGAGATTATACAATTTATTGAAAGAAATGACCTGATTAATAAAAATAATTTAAGCTATTACATGACAGGGTGTTTTGATATTGGGAAACCAAATATAATTGAACCTTTTCTAAAATATAATAATGAAGACAAACTGTTAGAGAAAATATACAAACTAAAAAATTACTGTTTAACTGGCACAGGAAATATTGAAGAATTTAATGACTTGTTAAATCCTAAATTAGTTGAGCGTTTAAATCAGAAACAAATGTTAAACATTATTGACTTATATTTTTTAAGAAGTAGGCTCTTAGAAGGAAATCAATCACCTTTGCTTATTACTGCCTTTGAGAAAGATGAGCATGTAAGTATGTTGGTTAAATTATTGAATAATTTAACAGTCGGAAAATTAGATGAGGCGGAATTATTTTTAGGTTCTCTTCAAATCCTTATGAACTATAAGAAATATGATCTAGCATCCAATTTATTAAATAATAAACAGTTATTAACAGATTCTGCACTTGTGAAGGCAGCAGCTATTCTTTATGAGAATGATTTTAAAGGAGAGGGTCTTCAATTATACAATGCATGTGACTGGGATGTTTATACTGAACAAGATTTCCTGAATATAATAAATGGTCTATTTGAAACTGGAAATGATCCGAATGCTATTGAATTCACAAAATATGCTAATTTGTTATTCGAAAATGACTTCAGATTCTATAAAATCTTACTGGAGAACCCAATTGATGATCACCTGTTTAATACTACAGTAAAAAAAGCGTTAGAGACTTTTAAAGGAAGCGTTTATTTGGAAAAGTATCTATTATAGAAAAGGATTATTCAAAAGGGGTTAAAGAATGATTATTGATATTGTATTAGTGTATGCCGCTGGCCGCGGTGGTTTAGAAGATGTTGTAGCTACAGTCAGCGAGGAACTGACAAAAAAAGGGCATAGGGTAAGGTTTTTTCAATCTTATCCTTCTCTAAATCCAGACTGGGAACAGGGTCTGCCTGAACTCTATTACTATGGAGAAATGGGAAACCTTGAAAGTGAAACACTGCAATCATTGTCCAAAGGATATGCTAATAAATTAAAAGAGGCAGGAAAGCCAGATATTGTCCTTGCGACACATGCACCAAGTATAAGTTATATATGTCGTTCTGCTATTTCTAGTGTGGAAGGAAAGATGGCCCCAGTACTTTCATGGCTTCATGGCCCACCTGAATATTATGGAAATGAAAACATGTTAAGATACAGCGAAGCTCATCTTGCTATATCCTCTCAAATTGGCGAAAGCATAGGTAAAAATACTTTTGAAGGACAACCAGTTTATAATGTGGGAAATCCTGTCATTAGAAATGAGTTTGAGACGATAAATAGAAGTGAAGGAAGAACATTAGAGCTTCTTTATGTTGGAAGGCTTCATCAGCATCAAAAAAGGCTAGACATTCTTTTTAAAGGACTAGAATTACTGGAAGCTGATTGGAGACTTCATTGCATAGGGGAAGGACCGGATGGAGATGAAATAAGAAACTTAGCAGATAAGCTGGGAATCAAGGATCAGATCCTGTTTCATGGCTGGCAGGAAAATCCATGGGATGTTGTAGAAGAAGTTTCTGCGCTAGTTATGAGCTCTGACTATGAAGGCCTTCCACTCGTTCTTATGGAAGCGCTTGGGAGAGGAATACCTGTTATTTCTACAAATTGCAGTGGTGCATCAGATATTATTAATGATGGGGAAAACGGTTGGATTTACCCAATTGGAGACTTCCATGCTCTTGCTAATATCCTTCAAAAAATCGGGGAAGATCAGAGCATATTGCCTTCTGTTGAAACATGTAAGGCAAGTGTTCAAAAGTTCCACTATTTAAAGGTTGTTGATAATATTGAGATGATTTTGAAGTATCATCATGAACTGTTTTTGCAGCAATCTGATAACAGGGTTTCTCACATTGTAAAAGATAATTCCTATTGGAAATCTCAAGTTGTTAATAATATTCTTGATTCTGTTATTAATGGAATTGAATATTTAGGTACAACAAGGGAGACTGTTATACAGGAAAAACTTGCGGATTATTTCTCACGAGAATTTATGGAACTTATTCAGCAGGATGACCAAATAGTAGACGATAAGGAAAAAGTGATAGCATACGTTTGTTATCCTAAGGTTGACTTAATCGATTATACATTCATGAAGGCTAAAGTAAGCTTTCTGTTAGTTAATGATATTCAAGATGGGGATACTTCCACTAAAGAAAAGCTGCATTATTCTGCAAGGCTTTTCAATGAAAATGGCAAATGGAAAATTTCAGAACTTATCTTAGCAGATGATTACCCGATTGAATCGCGTCCAAAAAAAGAGCGAAAACAAAAGGTACTCTTAGTAACTACTTCTAACAGCAGTTCTTCTAATACGGCTGCTTTATATAAAAATATGCCTAAACACATTTCAGATAGCTTTGAAGTGGAAATTACAGAGCAAAGACTGACAGATGAGTATTATCAAAAGGTCCTTGCTGCAGATATACTTGTACTGACAGAAGCGAATGTCATTTTTGATAAGGAACAAAATGTTCCAAACCAAACGATAATTGATTTATGGCATGGTTTTCCATTAAAGGCAATGGGACATGCAGATAGAAATGAAGCAGACCGAAACGCTGTGACAGAAAGATGGAAAAATATCGACTATGTTTGCTCATATTCAGATAAATTTAGTGAAATGATGACGCAATGTTTTAAAGTTGATCCAGAAATATTCCAAATTACGGGAATGCCTCGAAATGATTTGTTAATAAATTCTCATCTTAATATAGATAAGTCTGTTCTGGAAAGATTATTCCAAATCAAAACAGAGGGTAAAAAGTTTATCATGTTTATGCCGACATATCGAAAGGCAGCTTTTAATAACAGACAGGATACAACATTGAATAGAAACCATTTTTTTGGATTGGAAAGATTTAATTCAAATGAGTTTACTGCGTTTTTGAAAAAAAATAATTTGGAATTGATTGTAAAATTCCATCCAGTTGAAGAACAATATATGCTGAAAAATGGAATTGAACTAGGAGAACATGTTCATTTGTTGACACATGAAATGCTATTTGAAAATAATTTGGATATGTATGATGTTTTAGGCAAGTTCGATTTGCTGATGACAGATTATTCTTCTGTATACTTTGATTATTTGTTGATTGATAAACCAATTATTTTTCTTCCTATTGACGTAGAGCAGTATAAGACAACAAGAGGATTTATCTTAGGTGAATATGATAAGTGGACACCAGGAGCAAAAGTGACGACTCAGGAACAACTTCAGGAAGAAGTTCTAACAAACTTAAAAGACAGTGAGAAGTTTGCTGCAGAAAGAGCAAAGGTACGTGATATTGTTCATTATTATCAAGATGATGTTTCATCGTCCAGAGTTTGGGATTTCATAAAGCAAAGGGCCATTTCTAACAATTGAAAGATTAGGTACTGACATGAAAATATCGTTAGCAATGATAGTCAAAAATGAAGAGAAATCAGTAACAAAATGTATTCTAAATGCAAAAAAAATAGTGGATGAAATTGTGGTAGTAGATACTGGATCTACAGATAGCACACTTAAGGTCTTGAAGGAGTTTTCTCACATAAATCTTTTTCGATTTCAGTGGGAAAACGATTTTTCAAAGGCCCGTAATTTTGCAATTGAACAATGCACGGGCGACTATATTCTAGTATTAGACGCAGACGAGTATGTAACATTCGGCAAAAGAAGTGAGCTTGAAAAAATAATG is part of the Niallia taxi genome and harbors:
- a CDS encoding CDP-glycerol glycerophosphotransferase family protein; its protein translation is MIIDIVLVYAAGRGGLEDVVATVSEELTKKGHRVRFFQSYPSLNPDWEQGLPELYYYGEMGNLESETLQSLSKGYANKLKEAGKPDIVLATHAPSISYICRSAISSVEGKMAPVLSWLHGPPEYYGNENMLRYSEAHLAISSQIGESIGKNTFEGQPVYNVGNPVIRNEFETINRSEGRTLELLYVGRLHQHQKRLDILFKGLELLEADWRLHCIGEGPDGDEIRNLADKLGIKDQILFHGWQENPWDVVEEVSALVMSSDYEGLPLVLMEALGRGIPVISTNCSGASDIINDGENGWIYPIGDFHALANILQKIGEDQSILPSVETCKASVQKFHYLKVVDNIEMILKYHHELFLQQSDNRVSHIVKDNSYWKSQVVNNILDSVINGIEYLGTTRETVIQEKLADYFSREFMELIQQDDQIVDDKEKVIAYVCYPKVDLIDYTFMKAKVSFLLVNDIQDGDTSTKEKLHYSARLFNENGKWKISELILADDYPIESRPKKERKQKVLLVTTSNSSSSNTAALYKNMPKHISDSFEVEITEQRLTDEYYQKVLAADILVLTEANVIFDKEQNVPNQTIIDLWHGFPLKAMGHADRNEADRNAVTERWKNIDYVCSYSDKFSEMMTQCFKVDPEIFQITGMPRNDLLINSHLNIDKSVLERLFQIKTEGKKFIMFMPTYRKAAFNNRQDTTLNRNHFFGLERFNSNEFTAFLKKNNLELIVKFHPVEEQYMLKNGIELGEHVHLLTHEMLFENNLDMYDVLGKFDLLMTDYSSVYFDYLLIDKPIIFLPIDVEQYKTTRGFILGEYDKWTPGAKVTTQEQLQEEVLTNLKDSEKFAAERAKVRDIVHYYQDDVSSSRVWDFIKQRAISNN
- a CDS encoding glycosyltransferase; amino-acid sequence: MNIKVSLCMIVKNEENVLDRCLASVAHLVDEVIIVDTGSTDKTKEIASKYTSKLYDFEWVNDFSAARNYAAEHATGDWILVLDADEFIDEENYQEFLNGLEEDNGEFDTYGVKIINFTGLYGEKLVQNYHDRVYKNNKEIAYYRAIHEQLKGVDGQSLNGSIAKLSVFHSGYMNQTVAEKGKNERNKDLLDKEMQESNNAFDYFNLGNEYYSQGEFEEALKAYTKAYNLKSSYQLSWVASTVIQIISVLIQLKRYNDAVNVIDDSIELYPGSFEMIFLKGEISFVRGQYDDAKYYFEEIINNSEKYNHTILRPDLKDQMPHRRLGDIYNYEKVYDKAIYHYMNVLNINKLDSDSIIKIIFILNKFHTEDEIIQFIERNDLINKNNLSYYMTGCFDIGKPNIIEPFLKYNNEDKLLEKIYKLKNYCLTGTGNIEEFNDLLNPKLVERLNQKQMLNIIDLYFLRSRLLEGNQSPLLITAFEKDEHVSMLVKLLNNLTVGKLDEAELFLGSLQILMNYKKYDLASNLLNNKQLLTDSALVKAAAILYENDFKGEGLQLYNACDWDVYTEQDFLNIINGLFETGNDPNAIEFTKYANLLFENDFRFYKILLENPIDDHLFNTTVKKALETFKGSVYLEKYLL
- a CDS encoding flagellin N-terminal helical domain-containing protein, whose amino-acid sequence is MRINHNIAALNTYRQLSSATTAQSKSMEKLSSGQRINRAGDDAAGLAISEKMRGQIRGLDQASRNSQDGISLIQTAEGALNETHAILQRMRELAVQGGNDTNTTDDRTQIQTELNQLMSEVDRIANTTEFNTQNLLKGSFSATLQVGANNGQTINFSISGMGATSLGLTAAKISVGTNTLASSTISTLDAAIKSVSTQRSNLGALQNRLEHTINNLDTSSENLTAAESRVRDVDMAKEMMTQTKNSILAQAAQSMLAQANQQPQGVLQLLQ
- the hag gene encoding flagellin Hag; the encoded protein is MRINHNIAALNTYRQLSSATNAQSKSMEKLSSGQRINRAGDDAAGLAISEKMRGQIRGLDQASRNSQDGISLIQTAEGALNETHAILQRMRELAVQGGNDTNTTDDRAQIKTEIDQLTKEIDRIADTTEFNTQNLLKGSFSATLQVGANDGQTINFSISAMGAEGLGISGTISVGTNAEAGASISALDKAIKTVSTQRSNLGALQNRLEHTINNLDTSSENLTAAESRVRDVDMAKEMMTQTKNSILSQAAQSMLAQANQQPQGVLQLLQ